Proteins encoded within one genomic window of Thermoplasmata archaeon:
- a CDS encoding threonine--tRNA ligase: MRVLFLHVDYLEYEVTGKALKSIGEIPKERKHGRVEEALVCFISAEKRDEGDTKAAALAAARNIEDVAGQVRTRRIALYPYAHLSSDLAGPEPAQAVLAALEAELTKRGYEVHASPFGYYKSFRVSVKGHPLSELSREIVAEAAATPAESKEMANEALKAEQRLVSRWYILEPTGGFHPLSIQDGKVAGFEFATHDRLRRFAQYEMAKSREVKEEPPHVRLMQELELVDYEPGSDPGNLRFYPRGRLIKALVEEFVSRRIREYGAMEVECPVMYDFEHPALKSYLNRFPARQYVVQTPNKKAFLRFSACFGQFLIMKDMVLSYKQLPLPLYELTRYSFRAEQRGELAGLRRLRAFTMPDCHALVADVAKAKEHMMVRFEVAWKLMEDMGFSMPDDFEVGLRVTEPFWKEHGEFVKAYAKRWGKPILVEMWSDQFFYFILKYEWNFVDANDKAAALTTDQIDTENAERFGITYVDETGRKRYPYILHLSPSGAVERVLYALLEKAAADIKAGKPPMLPLWLSPTQVRIIPVSEDQLEHARKLLAAFDGVRADLDDTSDTLGKKIRRAEKEWVPYIVVVGKKEIESGKLNVRVRATKEQKEMTATELRGLVLDRIAGRPFRPLAEHGLISARPTFRG, encoded by the coding sequence ATGCGCGTCCTGTTCCTCCACGTGGACTACCTCGAGTACGAGGTCACGGGAAAGGCGTTGAAGTCCATCGGCGAGATCCCCAAAGAGCGGAAGCACGGCCGGGTCGAGGAGGCGCTCGTCTGCTTCATCAGCGCGGAGAAGCGGGACGAGGGGGATACCAAGGCGGCCGCCCTGGCCGCCGCGAGGAACATCGAGGACGTCGCGGGCCAGGTTCGCACGAGACGCATCGCCCTCTACCCCTACGCCCATCTCAGCTCGGACCTGGCGGGTCCGGAACCCGCCCAGGCCGTCCTCGCGGCGCTGGAAGCCGAGCTTACGAAGCGCGGGTACGAGGTCCACGCCTCGCCGTTCGGGTACTACAAGTCCTTCCGGGTGAGCGTCAAGGGGCACCCGCTCAGCGAACTCTCCCGCGAGATCGTCGCGGAAGCCGCGGCGACTCCGGCCGAGTCCAAGGAGATGGCGAACGAGGCTCTGAAGGCGGAGCAGAGGCTCGTCTCGCGCTGGTACATCCTCGAGCCGACCGGGGGATTCCACCCGCTCTCCATCCAAGACGGCAAGGTCGCGGGGTTCGAGTTCGCGACCCACGACCGGTTGCGACGGTTCGCCCAGTATGAGATGGCGAAGTCCCGCGAGGTCAAGGAGGAGCCGCCCCACGTTCGTCTCATGCAGGAGCTCGAGCTTGTGGACTACGAACCGGGCTCGGACCCGGGCAACCTGCGGTTCTACCCGCGGGGTCGACTGATCAAGGCCCTCGTCGAGGAGTTCGTCTCCCGCCGCATCCGCGAGTATGGCGCCATGGAGGTGGAGTGCCCGGTCATGTACGACTTCGAGCACCCGGCCCTGAAATCCTACTTGAACCGCTTCCCCGCCCGACAGTACGTCGTCCAGACGCCGAACAAGAAAGCCTTCCTCCGCTTCAGCGCCTGCTTCGGCCAGTTCCTGATCATGAAGGACATGGTCCTGTCGTACAAGCAGCTCCCCCTCCCGCTTTACGAACTCACTCGCTACTCGTTCCGCGCGGAGCAGCGGGGCGAACTGGCCGGCCTCCGGCGGCTCCGAGCCTTCACCATGCCCGACTGCCACGCCCTGGTCGCGGACGTCGCCAAGGCGAAGGAGCACATGATGGTCCGCTTCGAGGTCGCGTGGAAGCTCATGGAAGACATGGGCTTCTCCATGCCCGACGACTTCGAGGTCGGCCTTCGCGTCACGGAGCCCTTCTGGAAGGAGCACGGGGAGTTCGTGAAGGCGTACGCAAAGCGCTGGGGCAAGCCTATCCTCGTCGAGATGTGGTCCGACCAGTTCTTCTACTTCATCCTGAAGTACGAGTGGAACTTCGTCGACGCAAACGACAAGGCCGCGGCGCTGACCACGGACCAGATCGACACGGAGAACGCGGAGCGCTTCGGGATCACGTACGTGGACGAGACGGGGCGGAAGCGGTACCCCTACATCCTGCACTTGTCCCCGAGCGGCGCCGTCGAGCGCGTGCTCTACGCGCTCCTCGAGAAGGCCGCCGCGGACATCAAGGCGGGCAAGCCGCCCATGCTTCCCCTGTGGCTATCGCCCACCCAGGTCCGAATCATCCCCGTCAGCGAGGACCAGCTCGAACACGCGCGGAAGCTCTTGGCCGCGTTCGATGGGGTGCGGGCGGACCTCGACGACACGAGCGACACCCTGGGCAAGAAGATCCGCCGCGCGGAGAAGGAGTGGGTCCCGTACATCGTCGTC